The proteins below come from a single Chryseobacterium sp. MA9 genomic window:
- a CDS encoding molecular chaperone, whose protein sequence is MNRSYIFIVFSLLFFCSPIKAQTGVSVSPPRLYFESDAGKSTTQKVTVTNVSAKNSLDMAVSLGDWEYNETGENKMSPANTLPTSCASWISIKNEDTYFTLAPGERKDIDVTITPPGTLSDQMLAHTAVLYVSQMNPVNDVDNKGANIKVSIRSGIKLFHKLTAKASKKIEIHNLTLAQSKKDLSILFENQGNIWTDGKIQTELVNTENGNKVSLDQIIFYTMPGNKREVIIPLPATLSKGKYTASVMIDYGDNNNLELAELNFTHE, encoded by the coding sequence ATGAACCGATCCTATATCTTCATTGTATTCTCTTTACTTTTTTTCTGTTCTCCAATCAAGGCTCAGACAGGAGTATCAGTATCTCCTCCTAGACTTTATTTTGAATCTGATGCAGGAAAAAGTACTACCCAGAAAGTAACAGTAACCAATGTAAGTGCAAAAAACTCTCTGGACATGGCTGTCAGTTTAGGTGACTGGGAATATAATGAAACAGGAGAAAACAAAATGTCTCCAGCCAATACACTGCCGACATCTTGCGCCAGCTGGATATCCATAAAAAATGAAGATACCTATTTTACTTTAGCTCCAGGGGAAAGAAAAGATATTGATGTAACCATCACTCCTCCCGGTACATTATCAGATCAGATGTTAGCCCATACTGCTGTTCTGTATGTCAGTCAGATGAATCCTGTGAATGATGTGGATAATAAAGGAGCCAATATAAAAGTAAGCATTCGTTCAGGAATTAAACTCTTTCATAAGTTAACTGCCAAAGCCAGTAAAAAAATTGAAATCCATAATCTTACATTAGCCCAATCAAAAAAAGATCTTAGCATCTTATTCGAAAATCAAGGTAATATATGGACAGATGGGAAAATACAAACGGAACTTGTCAATACAGAAAACGGCAATAAAGTATCCCTTGACCAGATTATTTTCTATACTATGCCGGGAAATAAAAGAGAAGTGATTATACCTCTTCCTGCAACACTTTCAAAAGGGAAATATACAGCATCAGTAATGATTGATTATGGTGACAACAATAATCTGGAGCTGGCAGAACTGAATTTTACGCATGAATAA
- a CDS encoding TonB-dependent receptor: MNKKIQILSILFLGVSSVAFSQIKEEKLVLNKKREPEVKKIEKKKTSVETIKNYPPEEKSQTPVKYTITDVPAVSDFKTSTIQGEDVAPKFDGTAQNNYFQIGMGNYGKVLVDGNISKTLENKFEVGADVHVLSTNGLKKEYDWKSGQTSANIGAFLNSYGEKGKFNINAEYGLDNYNYYGIYAMQPTGELDLKQKVNQFKVNGYYDFYSNEILNDVRVKSSFLKDHFDAQENQVSILANFSKHAVELGKSGINLNADLGVGLDAVKTDFAIRDKNSSNFFNTSLTPKVTFRKGDSYLMLGSTFSFLKAKNSNDQLEQQKNNKTYWFPQAEFQFAAAKEFKFYGGVDGGLKLNTYGDMLQTNPFILSDQFLKPTETKYHFYVGLRGDIDETLKYDFSAGYGKMRDIMFFKANGLFDNTSVNRSAYNFANTFSAVYDDGNVSDIKGSVQYFPLENLILDGELRFTKYDLKNYDNIYNVPLFNASIGAKYTMLDKKLLLGFKGIFASDRTTNSYAIEGVGAPNVIYQSTENTNDKVGGYADLNLSAEYKIHKNFSIFALGNNLLSSKYQTYKGYKVLGAQILGGVKITF, encoded by the coding sequence ATGAACAAGAAAATTCAAATATTATCCATATTATTTTTAGGGGTTTCGTCGGTGGCGTTTTCCCAGATCAAGGAGGAAAAACTGGTTCTTAACAAAAAAAGAGAGCCGGAAGTGAAGAAGATCGAGAAGAAGAAGACTTCTGTGGAAACTATTAAAAACTATCCGCCGGAAGAGAAATCGCAGACTCCTGTGAAATATACCATTACGGATGTTCCTGCCGTTTCTGATTTCAAAACTTCAACAATTCAGGGAGAAGATGTAGCCCCAAAATTTGACGGAACGGCTCAAAATAATTACTTCCAGATCGGAATGGGTAATTATGGTAAAGTCTTAGTAGATGGAAACATATCCAAAACTCTTGAAAATAAGTTTGAAGTAGGAGCAGATGTTCATGTTCTTTCTACGAATGGTCTTAAAAAAGAGTATGACTGGAAATCCGGGCAGACTTCAGCTAATATTGGTGCTTTCCTGAACTCTTACGGAGAAAAAGGAAAATTCAATATTAATGCTGAATATGGCTTAGACAACTATAATTATTACGGGATCTATGCAATGCAGCCTACTGGTGAGCTTGATCTGAAACAAAAGGTCAATCAGTTTAAGGTAAACGGTTACTATGATTTTTATTCCAATGAAATCTTAAATGATGTAAGGGTAAAATCATCTTTCCTGAAAGATCATTTTGATGCTCAGGAAAATCAGGTTTCCATCCTTGCCAACTTTTCCAAGCATGCCGTAGAATTAGGAAAATCTGGGATCAATCTGAATGCCGATCTTGGCGTAGGATTGGATGCTGTGAAGACCGATTTCGCCATCAGAGATAAAAACTCTTCCAATTTCTTCAATACCAGCCTGACTCCGAAAGTAACGTTCAGAAAAGGAGATTCTTATTTGATGTTAGGATCTACATTCTCTTTCCTGAAGGCTAAAAATTCCAATGATCAGCTGGAACAGCAAAAAAATAACAAAACTTACTGGTTCCCTCAGGCAGAATTCCAGTTTGCTGCTGCTAAAGAATTCAAATTCTATGGTGGAGTAGACGGAGGTCTGAAGCTGAATACTTATGGAGATATGTTACAGACAAATCCATTCATTCTTTCTGACCAGTTTTTAAAGCCTACAGAGACGAAATATCATTTTTATGTAGGACTGAGAGGAGATATCGACGAAACGCTGAAATACGACTTCTCTGCAGGGTATGGAAAGATGAGGGATATTATGTTCTTTAAGGCCAACGGTCTTTTTGATAACACCTCTGTTAACCGTTCTGCATACAATTTTGCCAATACATTCTCTGCAGTGTATGACGATGGAAATGTAAGCGATATCAAAGGTAGCGTACAGTATTTCCCGTTAGAAAACCTGATTTTAGATGGAGAATTAAGATTTACCAAGTATGATCTTAAGAATTATGACAATATTTATAACGTTCCATTGTTCAATGCGAGCATCGGGGCAAAATATACAATGCTTGACAAGAAACTATTGTTAGGATTTAAAGGAATCTTTGCAAGTGACAGAACTACAAACTCTTATGCAATCGAAGGTGTGGGGGCTCCTAATGTAATTTATCAGTCTACGGAGAACACCAATGATAAAGTTGGAGGATATGCTGATTTAAATCTTTCTGCAGAGTATAAAATTCACAAAAATTTCAGTATTTTCGCACTCGGAAATAATCTTCTGAGCTCAAAATACCAGACGTACAAAGGATATAAAGTCCTGGGTGCACAAATTCTGGGAGGAGTGAAAATTACTTTCTAA
- a CDS encoding tetratricopeptide repeat protein: MKSKKILLAAAVIYFGISDAQQSQYFTQKENYRFNLAENLYQTKIYNASQYEYARQYFYNQNLSRSKKEAAQFFDNVIGVILQKNHAEEGLTAFMKEYPNSAYFAQANLPLADYYLAKKDFDKALETLKKVNQYQLSKEENTQYILKLGYAKFMTGDSKGAIDALEEAYKTADQSQKGDIAYMLGHLYYSNRQNDKAFQYFDSIKDQDKFSKLVRPYYVQMYYNDKNYDQAITEGTALLNENISDSYKAEVHKIIGESYFMKNDYTSAYPHLKDYLSVQQNPSENDLYEMGFVAAQLKKYDEAVSYYNQLLNSNSALAQNAYYQLGNAYLAVDKKQEALSAFRSSYQMDYDAKVKKLAHEQYAKLSYDIGNPFESPSAVIQSYINENQNGANDSEMRSLLVKSYLYSGNYKETLNAIDRLQSSTPEINKVDQEVSYLLGTEEFNKGNYDEAEKYFLRSLGFNLNKEFNSRALYWLAQVYYQKGNYPSAIVRYEKLLNENFPEKQQLPYDLGYAYFKSKKFDQAATYFKQYLTNPKPEFKNDAELRLADIHYANNDLNEAIAIYDKNEDATDYTLYQKAMALGFKGDTQAKITNLKNLLSKYPGSEYYDDAQYEIGTAYAAQDDFANSNDYFGKVIKESSDKDLIANASIYRAQNYIDQNQNDKALSELKSLGEQYKNTAYAQKVVQAAKPIFTKNGDVSGYESFARNIGVNVDASEIDEINLSTGKQFFSKKDYKNAISYYEKYLTQNPTGEGLYQAKYELGESYYQTNNSTKALLVLQEVAGIQNDYQDDAQTRLAQIFLAQGNTAEAKKYLEGIKNSSNISIKNYANVELMKLYAEENNFSEAEKLANAVIANSKNSAAVIETAKVIKARSLMNSGKDKDAQSAYTSLEKSSNTSVAAEALYAKAYYQNKGKAFKSSNETIFKLANNYASEEFWGAKALVLMAKNYIGLKDNYQASYTCDQIIANYKDFPEIVAEAKEVKKQIKK; encoded by the coding sequence ATGAAATCAAAAAAAATACTTTTAGCGGCTGCAGTAATTTATTTCGGAATCTCCGATGCTCAACAGTCCCAATATTTTACCCAGAAAGAAAATTACAGATTCAATCTAGCTGAAAATCTTTATCAGACCAAAATATACAACGCTTCTCAATACGAATATGCAAGACAATATTTCTACAATCAGAATTTGTCCCGTTCTAAAAAAGAAGCCGCGCAGTTTTTTGATAATGTGATTGGTGTGATTCTTCAGAAAAATCATGCTGAAGAAGGATTAACAGCTTTCATGAAAGAATATCCTAATTCTGCTTATTTTGCACAGGCTAATCTTCCATTGGCAGATTACTACTTAGCAAAAAAAGATTTTGATAAAGCTTTGGAGACTTTGAAAAAAGTAAACCAGTATCAGCTTTCAAAAGAAGAGAATACACAGTATATTCTGAAGCTTGGGTATGCAAAATTCATGACGGGTGATTCTAAAGGAGCTATCGATGCCCTGGAGGAAGCTTATAAAACAGCAGATCAGTCTCAAAAAGGAGATATTGCCTATATGCTTGGGCATTTATATTACAGCAACAGGCAAAATGATAAAGCTTTCCAGTATTTTGATTCTATAAAGGATCAGGATAAGTTCTCAAAGCTGGTGCGTCCTTATTATGTACAGATGTATTATAATGATAAGAACTATGATCAGGCGATTACAGAAGGAACAGCTCTGTTAAACGAAAATATTTCAGATTCTTATAAAGCGGAAGTTCATAAGATCATCGGAGAGAGTTATTTCATGAAGAATGATTATACATCTGCTTATCCGCATTTGAAAGATTATCTGAGTGTACAGCAGAATCCATCTGAAAACGATTTGTATGAGATGGGATTTGTGGCTGCACAGCTGAAAAAATATGATGAGGCGGTTTCTTATTACAACCAGCTTCTGAACAGCAATTCTGCACTGGCACAGAATGCTTACTACCAGTTAGGAAATGCTTATCTGGCAGTAGATAAAAAGCAGGAAGCTCTTTCTGCATTCCGTTCTTCTTATCAGATGGATTATGATGCGAAAGTGAAAAAACTGGCTCATGAGCAGTATGCTAAATTAAGCTACGATATCGGTAACCCGTTTGAAAGCCCTTCTGCGGTGATCCAAAGCTATATCAACGAAAATCAGAATGGGGCCAATGATTCAGAAATGAGATCATTATTGGTAAAATCATATCTGTATTCCGGAAACTATAAAGAAACCCTGAATGCTATTGACAGATTGCAGAGTTCCACTCCTGAGATCAATAAAGTAGATCAGGAGGTTTCTTATTTATTGGGAACTGAAGAATTCAACAAAGGAAATTATGACGAAGCTGAGAAATATTTCTTAAGAAGTCTTGGTTTCAATCTTAATAAAGAATTTAACAGCAGAGCTTTATATTGGCTGGCACAGGTGTATTACCAAAAAGGAAATTACCCATCTGCCATTGTACGTTATGAAAAGCTTCTGAACGAAAATTTCCCTGAAAAACAACAGCTGCCTTATGATTTAGGATATGCTTATTTTAAATCCAAAAAATTTGATCAGGCTGCAACTTACTTCAAACAATATCTTACCAATCCGAAACCTGAATTTAAAAATGATGCAGAACTTCGTCTTGCAGATATTCATTATGCCAATAATGATCTGAACGAAGCCATTGCCATCTATGATAAAAATGAAGATGCAACGGATTATACTTTGTACCAAAAAGCAATGGCTTTAGGATTCAAAGGAGATACACAGGCGAAGATCACGAACCTTAAAAATCTTTTATCAAAATATCCGGGTTCTGAATATTACGATGATGCTCAGTATGAAATAGGAACAGCTTATGCGGCTCAGGATGATTTTGCCAATTCCAATGATTATTTCGGAAAAGTAATTAAAGAGTCTTCTGACAAGGATTTGATCGCCAATGCTTCTATTTACAGGGCACAGAATTATATAGACCAAAACCAGAATGATAAAGCGCTTTCTGAACTGAAATCTCTGGGTGAGCAGTATAAAAATACCGCTTATGCTCAGAAGGTCGTTCAGGCAGCAAAACCTATCTTCACGAAAAACGGTGATGTTTCAGGCTATGAAAGTTTTGCAAGAAATATTGGTGTGAATGTGGATGCTTCTGAAATTGATGAGATCAACTTATCTACCGGAAAACAATTCTTCTCTAAGAAAGATTATAAGAATGCAATTTCTTATTATGAAAAGTACCTTACACAAAATCCGACAGGGGAAGGATTGTACCAGGCAAAGTATGAATTGGGAGAAAGTTATTATCAAACCAACAATTCAACAAAAGCTTTACTTGTTCTTCAGGAAGTTGCTGGAATTCAGAATGATTACCAAGATGATGCACAAACTCGTTTAGCTCAAATATTCCTTGCACAAGGGAATACAGCAGAAGCTAAAAAGTACCTCGAAGGCATTAAAAACTCTTCCAACATCAGCATTAAGAATTATGCAAATGTTGAGTTGATGAAACTGTATGCAGAAGAAAACAATTTCTCTGAAGCTGAAAAATTAGCCAATGCAGTAATTGCTAATTCTAAAAACTCAGCTGCCGTTATTGAAACCGCGAAAGTGATCAAAGCAAGAAGTCTGATGAACTCAGGAAAGGATAAAGACGCACAGTCTGCGTATACTTCTCTTGAAAAATCATCCAACACTTCGGTAGCTGCAGAAGCTTTATATGCAAAAGCTTATTATCAGAATAAAGGTAAAGCGTTCAAATCTTCTAATGAGACGATCTTTAAGCTTGCCAATAACTATGCATCAGAAGAGTTCTGGGGAGCAAAAGCTTTGGTATTGATGGCGAAAAATTATATTGGCCTGAAGGATAACTACCAGGCAAGTTATACATGTGACCAGATCATTGCAAACTATAAGGATTTCCCTGAAATTGTTGCAGAAGCGAAAGAGGTTAAGAAACAGATTAAGAAATAG
- a CDS encoding CocE/NonD family hydrolase translates to MKFKILLALIFVNLMQAQKFYFPKTAVTDSLILEKQMPGLAQQVIPQLQSEKYKPENRIDLLDNLFRLQMVAQDYKTSITTLSENRNLFADHNMGGYRFMGFELYSMAKLAQKEGNITFSAALQKSFNQKYESLPEKLIPRLGLAVDGNVKEFRKQMKEILDKQKNNDSIDYKTALALCKSYLNYKTYSGIKPQVMQLLASKDKERFIVETRDLKIKNGNTLTITIVRKKENTSPLPVILTNNIYAGPFDEFFGKRAATYNYVGVVVNTRGKRNSNNVNNPFEHESEDIYEVIDWVSKQPWCNGKVGMIGGSYLGFSQWAAVKKLHPALKTIVPQVAVGIGIDYPAQNNIFMSYMLQWIQYVTNNKLTDEVDFGNFAKWNLINTEWYKSGKSFRSLDTISGKPSKIFQRWLDHPGYDQYWQKMVPYKEDFSKINIPILTTTGYYDDDQIGALYYFKQHHQYNKNADHYLVIGPYNHGGAQSFGFTYVNGNPIDPVARISIDDLAFSWFDYILKGGKKPEILKDRINFQVMNTNTWKHVPDLDKMHTSTLKFYLQDKKNTSSVFNKPETKNFTTQVVDFKNRDQKDIYYKVSKKDSIKMTTSIAFESEVLDKDMIISGNLSGFFNVSINKKDFDTDTYLYQIQPDGKSSLLSTHIVRASYAKNNEKRQLLEPNKMEQIPINNSYFMSKKIEKGSKLLLLVGVNKSPNWQINYGSGKDVSDETIKDSGEPLEVKWYNDSYVEIPVYKE, encoded by the coding sequence ATGAAATTTAAGATTCTTTTAGCATTAATTTTTGTAAACCTCATGCAGGCACAAAAATTTTACTTTCCAAAGACAGCCGTTACAGACTCTCTTATATTGGAAAAACAGATGCCGGGACTTGCCCAGCAAGTGATCCCCCAACTTCAATCCGAAAAGTATAAACCGGAAAACAGGATCGACCTTCTGGACAATCTTTTCCGTTTACAGATGGTAGCGCAGGATTATAAAACCTCGATTACTACTCTATCTGAAAACCGTAACCTGTTTGCCGATCATAATATGGGAGGATATAGATTTATGGGGTTTGAATTGTACAGCATGGCTAAACTGGCGCAGAAGGAAGGCAACATTACCTTTTCCGCTGCGCTTCAAAAATCATTTAACCAAAAATATGAAAGCCTTCCGGAAAAACTGATTCCCAGACTGGGTCTTGCAGTTGACGGCAATGTGAAAGAATTCAGAAAACAAATGAAAGAGATACTGGACAAACAAAAGAACAATGACAGTATTGATTACAAAACCGCTCTAGCGCTATGCAAAAGTTATCTGAACTATAAAACTTATTCCGGCATCAAACCTCAAGTGATGCAGCTGCTGGCTTCAAAAGATAAAGAAAGATTCATTGTTGAAACCAGGGATCTTAAGATAAAAAACGGAAATACATTAACGATTACCATTGTCAGAAAAAAGGAAAACACGTCTCCACTTCCTGTTATTCTTACCAATAATATTTATGCAGGTCCATTTGATGAATTCTTCGGAAAGAGAGCTGCTACTTATAATTATGTAGGAGTTGTAGTCAATACCCGCGGCAAAAGAAACAGTAATAATGTAAATAACCCTTTTGAGCATGAATCAGAAGACATCTACGAAGTCATAGACTGGGTAAGCAAACAGCCATGGTGCAATGGAAAAGTTGGAATGATTGGTGGAAGCTATTTAGGCTTTAGTCAATGGGCGGCAGTAAAAAAACTGCATCCGGCATTAAAGACGATTGTACCACAGGTTGCAGTAGGAATCGGGATAGATTATCCTGCTCAGAATAATATATTCATGAGCTATATGCTTCAGTGGATACAGTATGTCACCAACAATAAACTTACGGATGAAGTAGACTTTGGTAATTTTGCAAAATGGAATTTAATCAATACAGAATGGTATAAAAGCGGAAAATCATTCAGATCTTTGGACACCATAAGCGGTAAACCCAGCAAAATCTTCCAACGCTGGCTGGATCATCCGGGATATGACCAATACTGGCAGAAAATGGTACCTTACAAAGAGGATTTTTCTAAAATCAATATTCCAATTCTGACGACAACCGGATATTATGATGACGATCAGATAGGTGCACTTTATTATTTCAAGCAACATCATCAGTACAATAAAAATGCAGACCATTATTTGGTAATAGGTCCCTATAATCATGGAGGAGCACAGAGTTTCGGTTTTACTTATGTGAACGGAAACCCTATTGATCCGGTGGCCAGAATAAGCATTGATGACCTTGCTTTTTCATGGTTTGATTATATTCTTAAAGGAGGTAAAAAACCGGAAATTTTAAAAGATAGAATCAATTTTCAGGTAATGAATACCAATACATGGAAACACGTTCCTGATCTTGATAAAATGCATACTTCTACCCTGAAATTTTACCTTCAGGACAAGAAAAACACTTCTTCGGTATTTAATAAGCCTGAGACTAAAAACTTCACAACTCAAGTTGTTGATTTTAAAAACAGAGATCAGAAAGACATTTACTACAAAGTCAGCAAAAAAGACAGCATAAAAATGACTACTTCAATTGCTTTTGAAAGTGAAGTATTGGATAAGGATATGATCATCAGTGGAAATCTTTCAGGATTCTTCAATGTCTCCATCAACAAAAAGGACTTTGATACGGATACTTATCTGTACCAGATTCAGCCGGATGGAAAGTCTTCCTTACTGTCCACTCATATTGTGAGAGCCAGCTATGCAAAGAACAATGAAAAAAGACAGCTTCTTGAACCAAATAAAATGGAGCAAATTCCAATTAACAATTCCTATTTTATGAGTAAAAAGATAGAAAAAGGAAGCAAACTGCTCTTATTAGTTGGGGTTAATAAAAGTCCCAACTGGCAGATCAATTATGGATCGGGTAAAGATGTAAGTGATGAAACGATAAAAGATTCCGGAGAACCTCTGGAAGTAAAATGGTACAATGACAGCTATGTGGAAATCCCTGTTTATAAAGAGTAA
- a CDS encoding APC family permease, translated as MSQLFRRKIYSDTDTSTGLLRVLGVWDIVFFGIAAIIGAGSFSSLGEAVFRGGPGVILLYLICGFACGFTALCYAEFASRIPTAGSAYTYAYASFGELIAWIIGWALIMEYSFGNIYVAFSWSDYFTSFLGRLGMHIPDYLTCSYTEARKAVQYGSENKELLNAWKTAPLIGSLKFIVDIPALVINGLITWLCYVGVKESKNFNNSLVILKLGVIVLVILVGVSYVSIDNWTPVSPTTGTPSFMPNGFAGVMSAVSGVFFAYIGFDALSVLSEETKDPQKTLPKGMIISLVLCTVIYIALTLVLTGMVDYKKFDGVGDPLSFIFEKTNANVAWMELVVSFVAIVAITTVLLVFQMGQPRIWYAMSRDGLMPARFQKVHPKYKTPSYATVVTGIVVGIPILFTDKTFILDFTSIGTIFAFVLVCAGVLMLPAKEKIKGRFHLPYVNGKIIFPVVFIGSLLVFYKWQPEFFDNLMNWSDPNEGEFRASIFFFIIINLILCVVAFIKNLSLIPLVGLSSCLYLLTGMSHENWFWFGMWFLIGMVIYFCYGYKNSKLGKELKNS; from the coding sequence ATGAGTCAACTTTTTAGAAGAAAAATCTATTCAGATACAGATACTTCAACGGGACTTTTAAGAGTCTTAGGTGTGTGGGACATCGTATTTTTTGGTATTGCGGCGATTATCGGAGCTGGGAGTTTCAGCAGTTTAGGAGAAGCCGTTTTCAGAGGTGGTCCCGGTGTAATCCTTCTATATTTGATTTGTGGGTTTGCCTGTGGGTTTACTGCTTTATGCTATGCTGAATTTGCCAGCAGAATTCCTACTGCAGGTTCTGCCTATACCTATGCCTATGCCAGCTTTGGAGAACTGATTGCATGGATTATCGGCTGGGCACTGATTATGGAATATTCTTTTGGAAATATTTACGTAGCTTTTTCCTGGTCAGATTATTTCACGAGTTTCTTGGGACGCCTCGGAATGCATATTCCTGACTACCTTACCTGCAGCTATACAGAAGCAAGAAAAGCAGTTCAATATGGTTCAGAAAACAAAGAACTGCTAAACGCTTGGAAAACAGCACCATTAATTGGAAGTTTAAAATTTATTGTAGACATTCCGGCATTGGTTATTAACGGTTTAATTACATGGCTTTGTTATGTAGGAGTAAAGGAAAGCAAAAACTTTAACAACTCTCTGGTTATCTTAAAACTGGGAGTGATTGTACTAGTAATCCTTGTTGGAGTATCCTATGTCAGTATTGATAACTGGACTCCGGTAAGCCCTACAACAGGAACTCCTTCTTTTATGCCTAATGGTTTTGCAGGAGTAATGAGTGCAGTATCCGGAGTATTCTTTGCCTATATTGGATTTGATGCCTTAAGTGTACTATCTGAAGAAACTAAAGATCCACAGAAAACCTTACCAAAAGGAATGATCATCTCTCTTGTATTATGTACGGTAATCTATATTGCTTTAACATTGGTATTAACAGGAATGGTAGATTATAAAAAATTCGATGGTGTAGGAGATCCTCTTTCATTCATATTCGAAAAAACAAATGCCAATGTAGCTTGGATGGAGCTTGTCGTTTCCTTCGTTGCGATCGTAGCCATTACTACAGTATTATTGGTTTTCCAGATGGGACAGCCGAGAATCTGGTACGCAATGAGCCGTGATGGATTGATGCCTGCAAGATTTCAGAAGGTGCATCCTAAATATAAAACACCATCCTATGCAACTGTGGTTACCGGAATTGTAGTAGGTATTCCTATCCTGTTTACGGATAAAACATTTATCCTTGATTTTACGAGTATCGGGACTATTTTCGCGTTCGTATTGGTATGTGCAGGGGTACTTATGCTTCCTGCCAAAGAGAAAATCAAAGGTAGATTTCACCTTCCATATGTGAATGGCAAAATTATTTTCCCCGTTGTTTTCATTGGCAGTTTACTAGTTTTCTACAAGTGGCAGCCGGAGTTTTTTGACAATCTGATGAACTGGTCAGACCCTAACGAAGGAGAGTTCAGAGCCTCTATTTTCTTCTTTATTATCATCAATCTGATCTTATGTGTAGTAGCTTTTATCAAGAACTTATCACTGATTCCACTAGTTGGGTTAAGCTCATGTCTGTATCTTCTTACCGGAATGAGCCATGAAAACTGGTTCTGGTTCGGAATGTGGTTCCTGATCGGTATGGTTATTTATTTCTGCTATGGATACAAGAACAGTAAACTGGGAAAAGAATTAAAGAACAGCTAA